CCAGTTGCGGGCTGTGTATTGAAAACTGCCCCTTTAAGTGCATGGAAATGGACGAAGATGAACACCCGAAGATGAAGAGCCACTATGTATGCATTTCCTGCACCAACTGCATGGTCGCCTGTCCGGTGGATGCCCTGTCGGTGGAGCGCATCTACAACGTCAAGGGGGGATTCTTTGATACCCAAACGCCCCCGGTCAAGATGCCCCTTCCGCCCAAGGATGGAGAGGGAAAACCGGTCGAATGGAACCCGGTGGAACGATTAGTATTAGAAAGAAGGAGTGTCAGGCATTATAAAAAAGATCCGGTTCCCGATCCTCTGATACTCCGGGTGCTGGAGGCGGGACGTTTTGCTCCCAGCGGCGGCAATCATCAGCCCTGGAAATTTACCGTGGTGACCAATACGGAGATGATCGCCGAGTTGGAAACTGCCTGCCAGGCCTTCTGGGCCGGTGTGTATCCTGTGTTCGGAAATGATGAGGCTATTATGAACATGGTAGGGGTTGTGGAAACAGGGGTTTTCGATCCCAGGACCCAATACGGCATCCGATGCGTGGCCGTGAAAGAGTTACCCGTTTTCCTGGGGGCCCCGGCGGTCATCTTTTTGGGCGCCCATCCTAAATTGAACAATCCGGCCGTGGCCATCGGTATCTGCGGCCAGAATATGAATATCGTGGCCAATTCCCTCGGTCTGGGGGCCTGCTGGACCAATTTCGGAGGGGTGGCGGTCAATGCCATTCCCGAGCTGAAGTCCAAACTCGGGTTTGATGATCCCTGGGTCGTTCACACGGCCATGGTTCTGGGCTATCCGAAATTCAAACAATCCGGTATGGTGGCGCGTCACTACCGGCCCGTCACCTGGTTTCGTCCAGGGTCCAATGATCCGCAGGTGGAGGGATAGGGCCATTAAGATGCAAGATGCAAGTTTCAGGATGCAAGATTGAAGGCGCAAGGTGCAGGGTACAAGGTGCAAGGCTGGGTGGAGAAGAGCGCCACGAAACATGAAAATGTTTTTTCTACGGAACTCGAAACCCGAAACTCGTAACGCGAAACTCTATTTTTTGAAAGGAGCAGGACAATGGATTATTTCGATCTTAACATGAACCTATCCTCGGAGGATATCGCCCTGAGGGAAGCGGCCAGCAAGTTTGCCCGGGAAGTGATGCGGCCTATTTCCATTAAGCTCGATACCATGACCCCCGAGGAAGCCTTTGCCAAAGGATCCCCGTATTGGGATTTCATGCGTCAGGCCTACCAGCTCGGCTATCATAAGCTCCCCTTCCCGGAGGATTTCGGCGGTCCCGGTCTGAGCCCTCTGCAGATCCAGATCGTCATGGAAGAGCTGGCCTGGGGAAGTTTCGGCTTGACTCTGGCCTTGAATACCAGCCTGGATGCGGCCGTGGCCATGGCCGGAACTGAAGAACACATCAAAGAATTCACCATTCCCTATTGCCAGTGCACGGATGGAAGTTATGTGGGCTGCTGGGCCATCACTGAGCCGGACCATGGGTCGGACACGGTCATGGCCGGGTATCCCAGCTTCCGGGATCCGAACATTCCCGCCCAGTGCCGGGCCCGCTTAGACGGGGACGACTATGTGATCAACGGCCAGAAGGCGGCTTGGGTTTCGGCCGGACCCTTGGCCAACCATATCCTTTTGATGTGTCAGATCGACCCCTCGAAGGGGCATGCCGGCAGCGGCATTTTTATCTTTTCTCTGGATCGTCCCGGGGTCTCCCTGGGGAAACCCCTCAATAAGTTGGGTGCCCGGGATTTATGCCAGGGCGAGGTCTATTTCGATAATGTGCGGGTTCCTCGAAAATATTTAATCGTTGGACCGGAAAATTATGAGGCCGCCCTGGAGGCCCATTTGTGCCTGACCCTGCCCATGGTCGGTACCTGGGCTACCGGCTTGGCCCGGGCGGCCTTTGATGAAGCCCTGGCCTATGCCCGGGAACGGGTCCAGGGAGGTAAACGTCTCATTGAGCACTCCATCATTCAACTGAAGATCTTTGACATGTTTCGCAAGGTAGAGGCCAGCCGGCAGATCTGACGGGCGGCCTTTGTGTATAATTGGTCACAGCCGATCACACCAGAAAAAAGGGCCATCGAATATTCCATGGCGGCCAAGACCTTCGCCACCCAGGCCTCCCTGGATGTGACCAGCGACGCCATTCAGATTCTGGGAGGAAACGGGATTTCCAAAGAATATG
This is a stretch of genomic DNA from Deltaproteobacteria bacterium. It encodes these proteins:
- a CDS encoding nitroreductase family protein, giving the protein MEEQKQTFEELKPMLRPTGVEPGVMKVDPEKCTSCGLCIENCPFKCMEMDEDEHPKMKSHYVCISCTNCMVACPVDALSVERIYNVKGGFFDTQTPPVKMPLPPKDGEGKPVEWNPVERLVLERRSVRHYKKDPVPDPLILRVLEAGRFAPSGGNHQPWKFTVVTNTEMIAELETACQAFWAGVYPVFGNDEAIMNMVGVVETGVFDPRTQYGIRCVAVKELPVFLGAPAVIFLGAHPKLNNPAVAIGICGQNMNIVANSLGLGACWTNFGGVAVNAIPELKSKLGFDDPWVVHTAMVLGYPKFKQSGMVARHYRPVTWFRPGSNDPQVEG